In one window of Tachypleus tridentatus isolate NWPU-2018 chromosome 2, ASM421037v1, whole genome shotgun sequence DNA:
- the LOC143245646 gene encoding uncharacterized protein LOC143245646, with translation MSETLKGLAVVLSICVICTDISSSTEIHSFLFSSPEDLREEFTFAEGREFETSMVKDVGECGLKCALLSPDRCLAFDIKTISTISAKSVQCRLTSENLSPENLVYMSGHSFYQVVNAAQNIIATNIQTTHSSEIQFTTQLPPDGQSQITSQIHSTTELQIDKGSTTEIPTDVELQTDMGSTSGVPTDTELQTDEGSTTETPTDVELQTDIGSTSGVPTDTELQTDEGSTTETPTDVELQTDIGSTSGVPTDTELQTDEGSTTETPTDVELQTDIGSTSGVPTDTELQTDEGSTTETPTNAEVQIDQGSTSGVPTDTELQTDEGSTTETPTNAEVQIDQGSTSGVPTDTELQTDEGSTTETPTDVELQTDIGSTSGVPTDTELQTDEGSTTETQQMLKCRLTKDQHLVFQQILSYRLTKDLQLKLQQMLKCRLTKDQRLVFQQILSYRLKTRHGFNIKGVTVDHETHVSTENLTNKISQSGVTASRPSTGLNVPAISQQSPTNAEITTTRIASSTTQVAIITETHTFELANTTQPLNTLVDQITMTESIDAAAKVGMYFEDGTLETGFLLFYGFELYIYRNFFDPSATVFSKRHFNETFTGADPKGGTKEGILTFEVIGDETLNSPCQLDSTILAIVDEDDDKNQCIYVTTGGIRHNVKWYHATLEKLRQTVNYINDKHPISAAMAIRHTRDVEPYTIVLFSGQRCTMLKWVAY, from the exons ATGTCTGAAACTCTTAAAGGCTTAGCTGTGGTCTTGTCGATCTGTGTAATCTGTACTGACATTTCTAGCTCTACTGAAATCCACAGTTTTCTCTTTTCTAGTCCTGAGGATCTCCGAGAAGAGTTTACTTTCGCAGAAGGTAGAGAATTTGAAACTTCGATGGTGAAAGATGTGGGTGAGTGTGGTCTCAAATGTGCACTACTTAGTCCTGATCGTTGTCTGGCCTTTgacataaaaacaatttcaacGATCTCTGCAAAATCTGTCCAGTGCAGGTTAACTTCGGAAAACCTCTCGCCAGAAAACCTTGTATATATGTCTGGACACAGTTTCTATCAG GTTGTCAATGCTGCTCAGAATATCATTGCAACGAATATCCAAACAACTCATTCATCAGAAATCCAATTTACCACTCAGTTACCACCAGATGGCCAAAGTCAAATCACCTCTCAGATACATTCAACAACCGAGTTACAGATTGACAAAGGATCTACAACTGAAATTCCAACAGATGTTGAGTTACAGACTGACATGGGATCAACATCTGGTGTTCCAACAGATACTGAGTTACAGACTGACGAAGGATCTACAACTGAAACTCCAACAGATGTTGAGTTACAGACTGACATAGGATCAACATCTGGTGTTCCAACAGATACTGAGTTACAGACTGACGAAGGATCTACAACTGAAACTCCAACAGATGTTGAGTTACAGACTGACATAGGATCAACATCTGGTGTTCCAACAGATACTGAGTTACAGACTGACGAAGGATCTACAACTGAAACTCCAACAGATGTTGAGTTACAGACTGACATAGGATCAACATCTGGTGTTCCAACAGATACTGAGTTACAGACTGACGAAGGATCTACAACTGAAACTCCAACAAATGCTGAAGTGCAGATTGACCAAGGATCAACATCTGGTGTTCCAACAGATACTGAGTTACAGACTGACGAAGGATCTACAACTGAAACTCCAACAAATGCTGAAGTGCAGATTGACCAAGGATCAACATCTGGTGTTCCAACAGATACTGAGTTACAGACTGACGAAGGATCTACAACTGAAACTCCAACAGATGTTGAGTTACAGACTGACATAGGATCAACATCTGGTGTTCCAACAGATACTGAGTTACAGACTGACGAAGGATCTACAACTGAAACTCAACAAATGCTGAAGTGCAGATTGACCAAGGATCAACATCTGGTGTTCCAACAGATACTGAGTTACAGACTCACGAAGGATCTACAACTGAAACTCCAACAAATGCTGAAGTGCAGATTGACCAAGGATCAACGACTGGTGTTCCAACAGATACTGAGTTACAGACTGAAAACAAGACACGGATTCAACATTAAAGGAGTTACTGTCGATCACGAAACTCATGTATCAACTGAAAATCTAACCAATAAAATTAGTCAATCAGGTGTTACAGCCTCACGTCCCTCGACTGGTTTAAACGTCCCTGCCATTTCTCAACAATCTCCTACAAACGCTGAGATAACCACCACTAGAATAGCATCTAGTACAACTCAGGTAGCCATTATTACCGAAACTCATACTTTTGAGTTAGCTAATACCACTCAACCATTGAATACGTTGGTGGACCAAATTACAATGACAGAGTCAATTGATGCTGCTGCAAAAGTAGGAATGTATTTTGAAGACGGCACTCTTGAAACAGGGTTTCTTCTGTTTTATGGTTTTGAATTGTATATCTACAGAAATTTCTTCGATCCCTCTGCAACCGTATTTTCAAAACGCCATTTCAATGAAACATTCACCGGTGCAGATCCTAAAGGAGGGACGAAG GAAGGGATTTTGACGTTTGAAGTAATTGGAGACGAAACCTTAAATTCACCATGCCAGTTGGATTCAACTATACTTGCTATTGTGGACGAAGATGATGACAAAAACCAATGTATATACGTCACTACTGGAGGAATTAGGCACAATGTGAAATGGTACCATGCGACTCTTGAAAAGTTACGTCAGACAGTAAACTACATCAATGATAAACATCCGATTTCTGCAGCCATGGCTATCAGACATACCAGGGACGTAGAACCATACACCATCGTTCTGTTTTCAGGACAAAGGTGCACTATGTTGAAATGGGTAGCTTATTGA